A genomic window from Chitinophaga pollutisoli includes:
- the leuS gene encoding leucine--tRNA ligase, translating into MEYNFRQLERKWQDHWVKSGAYKVSNDSSKPKCYVLDMFPYPSGAGLHVGHPLGFIASDIYSRYKRLKGYNVLHPMGYDAFGLPAEQYAIETGQHPAVTTEANIKTFRKQLDNIGFSYDWSREINTSEPAYYKWTQHIFLQLFGSWYNRHAAKAESIETLVRIFETEGNLHQDCPGDRGLRFSADTWNGWTYEEQQQTLMEYRLAYLAYAEVNWCPALGTVLANDEVINGVSERGGHPVIKKKMRQWFLRITEYADRLLEGLESVQFSEAMKDMQRNWIGKSQGAEIKFNVAGSLDNIVVYTTRPDTIFGVDFMVLAPEHELVESITSGEQAKAVSDYREYVQSRSERERMAEVKQITGCFTGAYAVNPFDGRKIPIWISEYVLAGYGTGAIMAVPCGDARDFGFAKHFNIPITNIIGDAFNGEEANATKDAVLQNSDFLNGKPMREAMDLVTEKIEQLGIGRRQINFRMRDAGFSRQRYWGEPFPIVFRNGVPEAMDPADLPLELPHVENYRPGEEGEGPLANVTEWVNLPSEPGTSLRRETNTMPGYAGSSWYFLRYMDPQNTETFCDRKVSDYWGQVDLYIGGTEHAVGHLLYSRLWTKVLFDLGHIGFDEPYRKLVNQGMITGSSRLVYRVRGTNQFVSAGLKDKYETDELHVDVNIVDGVELDTEAFKKWRPDYSNAQFILEDGKYLCGTISEKMSKSKFNTVNPDMLVDKFGADTFRMYEMFLGPVEQSKPWETKGIEGVHRFLKKTWRLFFDENKGLIVKDEAPTAEELKTLHRTIRKIDEDCERLSFNTAVSAFMVCVNELTDQKCSKKAVLEQLLILLTPYAPHMCEELWQAIGNSGSVLDAAFPVFEEKYVVESVKEYPVSVNGKLRTTINIALDAEAAEVEKIALANEVVQKWLEGKQPKKIIFVKGKMINVVI; encoded by the coding sequence AAACCCAAATGCTACGTGCTGGACATGTTCCCCTACCCCTCCGGGGCGGGCTTGCACGTCGGGCACCCCCTCGGTTTCATCGCATCGGATATCTATTCCCGTTACAAACGGCTGAAAGGCTATAACGTATTGCACCCCATGGGGTACGACGCGTTCGGTCTGCCGGCGGAGCAATACGCCATCGAAACCGGCCAGCATCCCGCCGTTACCACCGAAGCCAATATCAAAACCTTCCGCAAGCAGCTCGACAACATCGGGTTCAGCTACGACTGGTCCCGCGAGATCAATACCAGCGAGCCCGCTTATTACAAGTGGACGCAACATATCTTCCTGCAACTTTTCGGCAGCTGGTACAATCGCCATGCCGCAAAAGCGGAAAGCATCGAAACGCTCGTGCGCATTTTCGAAACCGAAGGCAACCTCCACCAGGATTGCCCCGGCGATCGCGGGCTCCGGTTCAGCGCCGACACCTGGAACGGCTGGACCTATGAGGAACAACAACAAACCCTCATGGAATACCGCCTCGCATACCTCGCCTACGCCGAAGTGAACTGGTGCCCCGCCCTGGGAACCGTGCTCGCCAACGACGAGGTCATCAACGGCGTGAGCGAACGCGGCGGCCACCCGGTTATCAAAAAGAAAATGCGCCAGTGGTTTTTGCGCATCACCGAATATGCGGACCGCCTCCTCGAAGGACTGGAATCCGTCCAGTTCAGCGAAGCCATGAAAGACATGCAGCGCAACTGGATCGGGAAAAGCCAGGGCGCGGAAATCAAGTTCAACGTGGCCGGCAGCCTCGATAACATCGTGGTGTACACCACCCGCCCGGATACCATTTTCGGGGTGGACTTCATGGTGCTGGCGCCCGAACATGAGCTCGTGGAAAGCATCACCTCCGGAGAGCAGGCCAAGGCCGTGAGCGATTACCGCGAATACGTGCAAAGCCGCTCCGAGCGCGAGCGGATGGCCGAAGTGAAACAGATCACGGGGTGCTTTACCGGCGCTTACGCCGTGAATCCGTTCGACGGCCGCAAAATTCCCATCTGGATTTCCGAGTACGTACTGGCCGGCTACGGTACCGGCGCCATCATGGCAGTGCCCTGCGGCGATGCGCGCGATTTCGGGTTTGCGAAACATTTCAACATTCCCATCACCAATATCATCGGCGACGCCTTTAACGGCGAAGAAGCCAATGCCACGAAAGACGCCGTGCTCCAGAACAGCGACTTCCTCAACGGCAAGCCCATGCGCGAAGCGATGGACCTGGTAACCGAAAAGATCGAGCAGTTGGGCATCGGCCGCCGCCAGATCAACTTCAGGATGCGCGATGCGGGCTTTAGCCGGCAGCGTTATTGGGGCGAGCCTTTCCCGATCGTGTTCCGCAACGGCGTTCCCGAAGCAATGGATCCCGCCGATCTGCCGCTGGAATTGCCGCATGTGGAGAATTACCGTCCGGGTGAAGAAGGCGAAGGCCCGCTGGCCAACGTGACCGAGTGGGTGAACCTGCCTTCGGAGCCGGGCACGTCGTTGCGCCGCGAAACCAATACCATGCCCGGTTACGCCGGATCCAGCTGGTATTTCCTCCGGTATATGGATCCGCAGAATACGGAAACGTTCTGCGACCGGAAGGTGTCGGATTACTGGGGACAGGTGGATCTGTACATCGGGGGCACGGAACATGCCGTGGGCCATTTGCTGTACAGCCGTTTGTGGACAAAGGTATTGTTTGACCTGGGGCACATCGGCTTCGACGAGCCTTACCGGAAACTGGTGAACCAGGGGATGATCACGGGCAGTTCCCGTCTCGTGTACCGCGTTCGGGGAACGAACCAGTTTGTTTCGGCGGGACTGAAAGACAAGTATGAAACCGACGAATTGCATGTGGATGTGAATATTGTTGACGGGGTGGAACTGGATACCGAAGCGTTTAAAAAATGGCGCCCGGATTATTCCAATGCACAGTTCATCCTGGAAGACGGCAAATATCTCTGCGGTACGATCTCCGAGAAGATGAGCAAGAGCAAATTCAACACCGTGAACCCGGATATGCTGGTAGATAAGTTCGGCGCCGATACGTTCCGGATGTATGAGATGTTCCTGGGGCCGGTGGAACAAAGCAAGCCCTGGGAAACGAAGGGGATTGAAGGGGTGCACCGTTTCCTGAAGAAAACCTGGCGTTTGTTCTTCGACGAGAATAAGGGTTTGATCGTGAAAGACGAAGCGCCTACGGCGGAAGAACTGAAAACACTTCACCGTACGATCCGTAAGATCGATGAAGACTGCGAGCGCCTTTCGTTCAACACGGCGGTAAGCGCGTTTATGGTGTGCGTCAACGAACTGACGGATCAGAAATGCAGCAAAAAAGCAGTGCTGGAGCAGTTACTCATCTTGCTCACGCCGTACGCGCCGCATATGTGCGAAGAACTCTGGCAAGCCATCGGCAACAGCGGTTCCGTACTGGACGCGGCGTTCCCGGTGTTTGAAGAAAAATACGTGGTGGAATCCGTGAAGGAGTACCCTGTATCCGTAAACGGCAAGCTCCGTACAACGATCAATATCGCCCTCGATGCGGAAGCCGCGGAAGTGGAGAAGATCGCGCTGGCGAATGAAGTAGTGCAGAAATGGCTGGAAGGGAAACAACCCAAGAAAATCATCTTCGTGAAAGGAAAAATGATCAATGTGGTGATATAA